The Candidatus Accumulibacter similis genome has a segment encoding these proteins:
- a CDS encoding indolepyruvate ferredoxin oxidoreductase family protein, which translates to MRDLSITLDSRYTATSGRVFLSGTQALVRLPMLQALRDHAAGLNTAGFISGYRGSPLGGLDQALWKAKPHLDAHRIVFQPAVNEDLAATAVWGTQQLGLFPGARHEGIFAMWYGKGPGVDRCGDVFRHANAAGTASKGGVLVIAGDDHAAKSSTLPHQTEHIFKAVMMPVLYPANVQEYLDYGLHGWAMSRYSGCWVVMKALADTVETSASVTIDPAATVIRLPDDYEMPSNDPHGLNIRWPDPPLQQEARLLNHKLYAALAYCRANHLNRVLIDSNDPDNPARLGIITAGKAYLDVRQALDELGIDDTLAERIGIRLYKVGMVWPLEADGVRRFAEGLEEILVVEEKRQLLEYQLKEELYNWREDVRPRVVGKFDEKGEWSLLPTGSGHLRHGDWLLPAAGELSVAQVARALATRIGRFFTSPAIEARLQLLEAKQLSLATATAPTASGTTMQRTPYFCSGCPHNTSTRLPAGSRAVAGIGCHYMVTWMDRNTATFTHMGGEGVTWVGQAPFSGDRHIFANLGDGTYFHSGLLAIRQAVAAGVSITYKILYNDAVAMTGGQPVDGQLSVGQLTRQLEAEGIGRIVIVSDEPEKYRQRRDLAPNTPVRHRDHLDAVQRELREHRGVSVLIYEQTCATEKRRRRKRGKLADPARRVFINEAVCEGCGDCGAQSNCLSVVPVETEFGRKRAIDQSSCNKDYSCINGFCPSFVTIEGGRLRRGSAVATDAGTLATLPDPPLADTTQPFNILITGVGGTGVVTLGALLGMAAHLDGKGVSVLDMTGLAQKFGAVFSHLRIANHPQDIHAARIATGEADAVIGGDLLVSASSEALSKVLAGKTRAVINVASTPTAEFTRNPDWQFPQQRLQEQIDEACGEGNTLFLNTAELARRLLGDAIYGNLFLLGVAWQRGLIPLSLAAIDRAIELNGTAVEQNHQAFLWGRHTAHDPAAVQRLAIPASGPAAHRLSASLDERIARRIEALTDYQDARYADRYRRLVERVRASELPLRSTRLSEAVARSYFRLLAVKDEYEVARLHADPAFRQQLSEQFEGDFSIRFHLAPPLLAKPDPLTGRVAKRSYGPWMLRALAGLSRLKGLRGTAFDPFAGNEERKMERQLLVDYEADIELLLARLDATTLATAIELAALPEQVRGFGHVKAASVQKMRPRREALRALLLPVAAAAAIAK; encoded by the coding sequence ATGCGAGACCTGTCGATCACGCTCGACAGCCGGTACACGGCGACCTCGGGCCGCGTCTTCCTGAGCGGCACGCAAGCCTTGGTGCGGCTGCCGATGCTGCAGGCACTGCGCGACCACGCGGCGGGGCTGAACACGGCGGGCTTCATCTCCGGCTACCGGGGGAGTCCGCTCGGTGGTCTCGACCAGGCCTTGTGGAAGGCGAAGCCCCATCTCGATGCCCATCGCATCGTCTTTCAGCCGGCGGTCAACGAGGACCTGGCGGCGACCGCGGTGTGGGGAACGCAGCAACTCGGCCTTTTCCCCGGCGCGCGCCACGAAGGCATCTTCGCCATGTGGTACGGCAAGGGTCCCGGTGTGGACCGCTGCGGCGATGTCTTCCGCCATGCCAACGCCGCCGGGACGGCCAGCAAGGGTGGCGTGCTGGTCATCGCCGGCGACGATCATGCGGCGAAGTCATCGACCCTGCCGCACCAGACCGAACACATCTTCAAGGCGGTGATGATGCCGGTCCTCTATCCGGCGAACGTCCAGGAATATCTCGACTACGGCCTGCATGGCTGGGCAATGAGCCGTTATTCGGGCTGCTGGGTGGTGATGAAGGCGCTTGCCGATACCGTCGAGACATCGGCATCGGTGACGATCGACCCAGCCGCCACCGTCATTCGCCTGCCCGACGACTACGAGATGCCGAGCAATGATCCGCACGGACTCAACATCCGCTGGCCGGACCCACCGCTGCAGCAGGAAGCACGCCTGCTCAACCACAAGCTGTACGCGGCGCTCGCCTATTGCCGGGCCAACCACCTCAACCGTGTGCTGATCGACAGCAACGACCCTGACAACCCCGCCCGCCTGGGGATCATCACCGCCGGAAAGGCCTACCTCGACGTCCGCCAGGCGCTCGACGAACTCGGCATCGACGACACGCTGGCAGAGCGGATCGGCATCCGCCTGTACAAGGTCGGCATGGTCTGGCCACTCGAGGCCGATGGCGTGCGTCGCTTCGCCGAGGGCCTCGAGGAGATCCTGGTGGTCGAGGAAAAGCGGCAACTGCTCGAGTACCAGTTGAAGGAGGAACTGTACAACTGGCGTGAGGACGTTCGGCCACGCGTCGTCGGCAAGTTCGATGAAAAGGGCGAGTGGTCGCTGCTGCCGACCGGCAGCGGCCACCTGCGCCACGGCGACTGGCTGCTGCCGGCCGCCGGCGAGCTGTCCGTGGCGCAGGTGGCGCGTGCGCTGGCGACGCGCATCGGCCGCTTCTTCACCTCGCCGGCCATCGAGGCCCGTCTGCAACTGCTCGAGGCCAAGCAGCTCAGTCTCGCCACAGCGACGGCGCCGACGGCGAGCGGCACCACCATGCAGCGGACGCCGTACTTCTGCTCCGGCTGCCCGCACAACACCTCGACGCGCCTGCCGGCAGGCTCGCGCGCCGTCGCCGGCATCGGTTGCCACTACATGGTGACGTGGATGGACCGCAATACCGCGACCTTCACCCATATGGGCGGCGAAGGCGTCACCTGGGTCGGCCAGGCACCGTTTTCCGGCGACCGCCACATTTTCGCCAACCTGGGCGACGGTACCTACTTCCACTCTGGCCTGCTGGCGATCCGGCAGGCGGTCGCCGCCGGCGTCTCGATCACCTACAAGATCCTCTACAACGACGCCGTTGCGATGACCGGCGGCCAGCCGGTCGACGGCCAGCTGAGCGTCGGCCAGCTGACGCGCCAGCTCGAAGCCGAAGGCATCGGCCGCATCGTCATCGTCAGCGACGAGCCGGAGAAATATCGGCAACGGCGCGACTTGGCGCCGAACACGCCCGTGCGTCACCGCGACCACCTCGACGCGGTCCAGCGCGAACTGCGAGAACACCGCGGCGTGTCGGTGCTGATCTACGAGCAGACGTGCGCCACCGAGAAGCGCCGCCGGCGCAAGCGCGGCAAGCTTGCCGACCCGGCCCGGCGCGTCTTCATCAACGAGGCCGTCTGTGAAGGATGTGGCGACTGCGGCGCGCAGTCGAACTGCCTGTCGGTGGTGCCGGTGGAAACCGAGTTCGGTCGCAAGCGGGCGATCGACCAGTCGTCCTGCAACAAGGACTATTCGTGCATCAACGGTTTCTGCCCCAGCTTCGTCACCATCGAAGGCGGCAGGCTGCGCCGCGGCAGCGCCGTCGCCACCGACGCCGGTACGCTCGCCACCCTCCCCGACCCACCGCTGGCCGACACCACACAGCCGTTCAACATCCTGATCACCGGCGTTGGCGGGACCGGTGTCGTCACCCTTGGAGCATTGCTCGGAATGGCCGCCCACCTCGATGGCAAAGGCGTTTCGGTGCTCGACATGACCGGCCTGGCGCAGAAGTTCGGCGCCGTCTTCTCACACCTGCGGATTGCCAACCACCCACAGGACATCCACGCCGCACGCATCGCCACCGGCGAGGCGGATGCGGTGATCGGCGGCGATCTGCTGGTCAGCGCCAGCAGCGAAGCGCTGTCGAAGGTTCTCGCCGGCAAGACCCGGGCGGTCATCAACGTCGCCAGCACCCCCACCGCCGAGTTCACCCGCAACCCCGACTGGCAGTTCCCACAGCAGCGGCTGCAGGAGCAGATCGACGAAGCCTGCGGTGAAGGCAACACGCTCTTCCTGAACACGGCAGAGCTGGCGCGCCGGCTACTGGGCGACGCCATCTACGGCAACCTCTTCCTGCTCGGCGTCGCCTGGCAGAGGGGGCTCATCCCGCTGTCGCTGGCGGCCATCGACCGTGCCATCGAACTCAACGGCACGGCCGTCGAGCAGAACCACCAGGCCTTCCTCTGGGGCAGGCATACGGCGCACGATCCGGCGGCGGTACAGCGGCTGGCTATTCCGGCCAGCGGGCCGGCGGCACACCGGCTCTCGGCCAGCCTCGATGAGAGGATCGCCCGCCGCATCGAAGCCCTGACCGACTACCAGGACGCGCGCTACGCCGACCGCTACCGCCGGCTGGTCGAGCGTGTTCGGGCCAGCGAACTGCCGTTGCGGTCGACGCGCCTGAGCGAGGCGGTTGCACGCAGCTACTTCAGGCTGCTGGCGGTCAAGGACGAGTACGAGGTCGCACGGCTGCATGCCGACCCCGCCTTCAGGCAGCAACTGTCGGAACAGTTCGAGGGCGACTTCAGCATCCGTTTCCACCTCGCGCCACCGCTGCTGGCAAAGCCCGATCCGCTCACCGGCAGGGTCGCGAAACGCAGTTACGGTCCGTGGATGCTGCGCGCGCTCGCCGGCCTGAGCCGGCTGAAGGGCCTGCGCGGCACGGCCTTCGATCCCTTTGCCGGCAACGAGGAAAGGAAGATGGAACGACAACTGCTCGTCGATTACGAGGCGGATATCGAACTGCTGCTCGCACGCCTCGACGCGACGACGCTCGCCACCGCCATCGAACTCGCCGCGCTGCCCGAACAGGTGCGCGGCTTCGGGCACGTCAAGGCTGCCTCGGTGCAGAAGATGCGGCCGCGGCGCGAGGCACTGCGGGCCCTGCTGCTGCCGGTGGCAGCCGCCGCGGCAATCGCAAAATGA
- the tuf gene encoding elongation factor Tu, whose amino-acid sequence MAKGKFERTKPHVNVGTIGHVDHGKTTLTAAITTILAKKFGGVAKAYDQIDAAPEEKARGITINTAHVEYETAKRHYAHVDCPGHADYIKNMITGAAQMDGAILVVSAADGPMPQTREHILLARQVGVPYIVVYLNKCDMVDDAELLELVDMEVRELLSKYEFPGDDIPIIQGSALKALEGDTGAQGEGSVMALADALDAYIPTPQRAVDKPFLLPIEDVFSISGRGTVVTGRVERGVVKVGEEVEIVGIRPTVKTTCTGVEMFRKLLDQGQAGDNVGVLLRGTKRDDVERGQVLAKPGSIKPHTHFTGEVYCLSKEEGGRHTPFFNNYRPQFYFRTTDVTGAIAMPEGVEMVMPGDNVQMTVKLISPIAMEEGLRFAIREGGRTVGAGVVAKIIE is encoded by the coding sequence ATGGCCAAGGGAAAATTTGAACGCACGAAGCCGCACGTGAATGTAGGCACGATTGGACACGTGGATCACGGGAAGACGACGCTGACGGCGGCGATCACGACCATTCTGGCGAAGAAGTTCGGTGGTGTGGCGAAGGCGTACGACCAGATTGACGCGGCGCCGGAGGAGAAGGCGCGTGGGATCACGATCAACACGGCGCACGTGGAGTACGAGACGGCGAAGCGTCACTATGCGCACGTGGATTGCCCGGGTCACGCGGACTACATCAAGAACATGATCACGGGTGCGGCGCAGATGGACGGGGCGATTCTGGTGGTGTCGGCGGCGGATGGTCCGATGCCGCAGACGCGGGAGCACATTCTGCTGGCGCGTCAGGTTGGTGTGCCGTACATCGTGGTGTACCTGAACAAGTGCGACATGGTTGACGATGCGGAGCTTCTGGAGCTGGTGGACATGGAGGTTCGCGAGCTGCTGTCGAAGTACGAGTTTCCTGGGGACGACATTCCGATCATCCAGGGTTCGGCGTTGAAGGCGCTGGAAGGTGATACGGGAGCGCAGGGAGAGGGTTCGGTGATGGCGCTGGCGGATGCGCTGGACGCGTACATTCCGACGCCGCAGCGTGCGGTGGACAAGCCGTTCCTGCTGCCGATCGAGGACGTGTTCTCGATTTCCGGGCGCGGGACGGTGGTGACGGGTCGTGTTGAGCGCGGTGTGGTGAAGGTGGGCGAAGAGGTGGAGATCGTTGGCATTCGTCCGACGGTGAAGACGACGTGCACCGGAGTGGAGATGTTCCGCAAGCTGCTGGATCAGGGTCAGGCGGGTGACAACGTTGGTGTTCTGCTGCGCGGCACGAAGCGTGATGATGTCGAGCGTGGCCAGGTGCTGGCGAAGCCGGGTTCGATCAAGCCGCACACGCACTTCACGGGCGAAGTTTACTGCCTGTCGAAGGAAGAGGGTGGTCGTCACACGCCGTTCTTCAACAACTATCGTCCGCAGTTTTACTTCCGGACGACGGACGTGACGGGCGCGATCGCGATGCCGGAGGGTGTCGAGATGGTGATGCCGGGTGACAACGTGCAGATGACGGTGAAGCTGATCTCGCCGATCGCCATGGAAGAAGGCCTGCGCTTCGCGATTCGCGAGGGCGGCCGCACCGTCGGCGCCGGCGTCGTCGCCAAGATCATCGAGTAG